A genomic region of Methanothermobacter sp. CaT2 contains the following coding sequences:
- a CDS encoding helicase C-terminal domain-containing protein gives MENPLFCPDCGMMRDNCTCKGKGRLSFFRNIIRPPEKSDTLNEDLHKRYPQIPPEIIENFPFPQPRPGQLDIINDIYQAIEEGYRYVILEAGTGTGKSAIACTLAGIYQPAYILTMTKQLQDQYAREFGFPVVKGRSNFFCLNDNLESTCDMGTCQTLPSSEKFQCPYGVVRGETLLGEEAFQDSYGNRVFFKTAEHCQYWEQKAEAINSPITLMNYDYAFLELNYVGHFDRRNLMILDEAHNIEDKLMRRLEVTISNKRLSKDIRRTIPPSMLREDDPAEWVLQIEAIADHYSDLELDSMSRRRRDRIKRTIKRLSELRMSLEDEPKNWVIDADDDSVSFKPLRVHHYAHDRLFSYSEVCLFMSATILSERLFCQWLGINPGDAYFVRVDSPFPASRRPIELKIAGKMSRNRIRHTAPETIPILNRILERHKNDKGLIHTHNYRCQRFIMDNIPSRRLIDHKASNREAVLRYFEDSDEPLVLVSPSMSEGVDLPYDKCRFQVIYKIPFPYLGDKQVNRRQRMDQRWYAYKTIMTLMQAYGRGMRAHDDSCYTYILDGNIEMIFRSPLYRSLLPEFFKEAIINE, from the coding sequence ATGGAAAACCCACTCTTCTGTCCAGACTGTGGAATGATGAGGGATAACTGCACATGCAAGGGCAAGGGGCGCCTTTCGTTCTTCAGAAATATTATAAGGCCTCCTGAGAAATCAGACACCCTCAACGAAGACCTCCATAAGAGGTACCCCCAAATACCACCGGAGATCATAGAGAACTTCCCCTTTCCACAGCCAAGACCTGGACAGCTTGACATAATAAACGACATCTACCAGGCAATCGAGGAAGGTTACAGGTACGTTATACTTGAGGCCGGCACAGGCACAGGCAAATCAGCAATAGCCTGTACCCTCGCAGGGATCTACCAGCCAGCCTACATCCTCACCATGACCAAACAGCTCCAGGACCAGTATGCCAGGGAATTCGGGTTTCCCGTCGTCAAGGGGAGGAGTAACTTCTTCTGCCTCAACGACAACCTGGAGTCAACCTGTGACATGGGGACATGCCAGACACTGCCCTCATCAGAGAAGTTCCAGTGCCCCTACGGTGTTGTGAGGGGGGAGACGCTCCTCGGAGAGGAGGCCTTCCAGGACTCCTATGGTAACAGGGTATTCTTCAAGACAGCTGAGCACTGCCAGTACTGGGAACAGAAGGCAGAGGCCATAAACAGCCCCATAACCCTCATGAACTATGACTATGCATTCCTTGAACTCAACTACGTCGGCCACTTCGACCGGAGAAACCTCATGATACTGGATGAGGCTCACAACATCGAGGACAAGCTCATGAGGAGGCTCGAAGTAACCATATCAAACAAACGCCTCAGCAAGGATATCAGAAGAACAATACCCCCATCGATGCTCCGGGAGGATGACCCGGCTGAATGGGTGCTCCAGATTGAGGCAATAGCAGACCACTACAGTGACCTTGAACTGGATTCAATGTCAAGAAGGAGAAGGGACAGGATAAAGAGGACCATAAAGAGGCTCTCGGAGCTCAGGATGAGTCTGGAGGATGAACCAAAGAACTGGGTCATCGACGCCGATGATGACTCTGTCTCCTTCAAGCCCCTGAGGGTACATCACTATGCACATGACAGGCTCTTCTCCTACTCTGAGGTCTGCCTATTCATGAGCGCCACCATACTCAGTGAGAGGCTCTTCTGCCAGTGGCTCGGCATAAATCCAGGGGATGCATACTTTGTAAGGGTTGACAGTCCATTCCCTGCATCCAGAAGGCCCATAGAACTGAAGATCGCAGGGAAGATGTCCCGCAACAGGATAAGGCACACGGCCCCCGAGACCATACCCATACTTAACAGGATCCTTGAGAGGCATAAAAACGATAAGGGACTCATACACACCCATAACTATCGCTGCCAGCGGTTCATAATGGATAATATACCCAGCAGGAGGCTCATCGACCATAAGGCATCCAACAGGGAGGCGGTGCTGAGGTACTTTGAGGATTCCGACGAGCCCCTGGTGCTTGTAAGCCCATCCATGAGTGAGGGTGTTGATCTACCCTATGACAAGTGCCGCTTCCAGGTGATCTACAAGATACCATTCCCCTACCTGGGTGATAAGCAGGTTAACCGGAGGCAGAGGATGGATCAGAGGTGGTACGCCTACAAAACCATAATGACCCTCATGCAGGCCTATGGGCGTGGAATGAGGGCCCATGATGACTCCTGCTACACCTACATCCTTGACGGTAACATAGAGATGATATTCAGAAGCCCCCTCTACAGGTCACTTCTGCCAGAGTTCTTCAAGGAGGCCATAATAAATGAGTGA
- the tusB gene encoding sulfurtransferase complex subunit TusB, with amino-acid sequence MGSVGFLVTKSPSELSFKTFLDLLDIWCEEYLKVYLISNGIYAAMEGNRYSHTIREISRTGNVFARKEDLMARGITREMLIDGVEVLEGLDRVVVDIMENLDMVFTF; translated from the coding sequence ATGGGATCTGTGGGTTTTCTCGTGACAAAGAGCCCTTCAGAGCTCAGCTTCAAAACATTTCTGGACCTCCTGGATATCTGGTGCGAAGAGTACCTGAAGGTGTATCTGATATCAAATGGAATATATGCTGCAATGGAAGGAAACAGGTACTCCCACACCATCAGGGAGATTTCAAGGACCGGGAATGTTTTTGCAAGGAAGGAAGATCTAATGGCAAGGGGTATAACCCGGGAAATGCTCATAGATGGTGTGGAAGTACTTGAAGGCCTTGACAGGGTGGTTGTTGATATAATGGAAAACCTGGATATGGTCTTCACATTTTAA
- a CDS encoding DUF166 domain-containing protein — MIKVAIVTDGPYGERAYENIAREFETMFIELEAPSGIFADEVDIPADKLKAIRSADIVITYILHPDLTLELVDEIHGDVDWIIIGAWRGDGFRNQLLSYGNVTAPENMCDLEENGNPSFDEFVSRFGRPLVEVDLEGDTVKEIRVLRSSPCGATLFVAEELTGEDAQDLPLKAGLKIQHYPCRAPKMRLFSDDECKKEMAARMHSEAFERALGVK; from the coding sequence ATGATTAAGGTTGCCATCGTAACAGACGGGCCCTACGGTGAAAGGGCCTATGAGAACATAGCCCGTGAATTCGAGACCATGTTCATTGAACTTGAGGCTCCCTCTGGAATATTTGCAGATGAGGTTGATATACCCGCCGATAAACTCAAGGCCATAAGGTCAGCGGACATTGTGATAACCTACATACTCCACCCGGACCTCACCCTGGAACTCGTTGATGAGATTCATGGGGATGTTGACTGGATCATCATAGGGGCCTGGAGGGGTGATGGCTTCAGGAACCAGCTCCTGAGTTACGGCAATGTGACGGCCCCTGAGAACATGTGCGACCTGGAGGAGAACGGTAACCCCTCATTTGATGAATTCGTGTCAAGGTTTGGAAGGCCCCTGGTGGAGGTGGACCTTGAAGGTGACACGGTTAAGGAGATAAGGGTTCTGAGATCCTCGCCCTGTGGAGCCACGCTCTTCGTCGCAGAGGAGCTTACCGGTGAGGATGCACAGGATCTCCCATTAAAGGCCGGGCTTAAGATACAGCACTACCCCTGCCGTGCCCCGAAAATGAGACTATTTTCAGATGACGAGTGCAAGAAGGAGATGGCAGCCAGGATGCACAGTGAGGCCTTCGAGAGGGCCCTTGGAGTGAAATAG
- a CDS encoding ferritin family protein — translation MNENIPGVCRGTELEKVVDANFRGECSEVGIYLAMARQAQREGLPEVAEALRRIALEEAAHAARFAELNGVIRENLRENLEMMLEGEEAANREKREAALRARECSVDEAHDFFDESSRDEGRHAAMLRGLLQRYFQG, via the coding sequence ATGAATGAAAACATCCCCGGTGTCTGCAGGGGCACCGAACTTGAGAAGGTTGTGGATGCAAACTTCAGGGGAGAGTGCAGTGAGGTCGGTATCTACCTTGCAATGGCAAGACAGGCCCAGCGTGAGGGCCTCCCCGAGGTTGCAGAGGCCTTAAGAAGAATAGCCCTTGAGGAAGCTGCCCATGCAGCCCGCTTTGCAGAGCTAAACGGTGTGATCAGGGAAAACCTCAGGGAAAACCTTGAGATGATGCTTGAGGGGGAGGAGGCGGCTAACAGGGAGAAACGTGAGGCAGCCCTCAGGGCAAGGGAATGCAGTGTTGATGAGGCCCATGACTTCTTTGATGAGAGCTCAAGGGACGAGGGAAGGCATGCTGCCATGCTGAGGGGACTCCTCCAGAGGTACTTCCAGGGATAA
- a CDS encoding rubredoxin: MKICRICGYQIPEGEFNLLEDGWVCPRCGVGKEEFEDSTEPLGGRDPLMLIFRAMTVGLWRVLGNGSQGVTREMGSVIADNIRHGEDPLKSAADYFIEHGFAASISADTENFALNVKNCSFYGFCRSLEEDGVLLSTCPYANTAAAVLERTTGYRYRIKRNKGDHGHIIEFSRISKK; the protein is encoded by the coding sequence ATGAAGATCTGCAGAATATGCGGCTATCAGATCCCAGAAGGTGAATTCAACCTGCTGGAGGATGGCTGGGTGTGTCCCCGGTGTGGTGTTGGGAAGGAGGAATTCGAGGATTCCACCGAGCCCCTGGGGGGTCGGGACCCCCTCATGCTTATTTTCAGGGCCATGACTGTGGGGCTCTGGAGGGTGCTTGGTAATGGATCCCAGGGAGTTACAAGGGAGATGGGGTCTGTGATCGCAGACAACATCAGGCACGGGGAGGATCCCTTGAAATCAGCCGCAGACTACTTCATCGAACATGGATTTGCAGCGTCCATCAGCGCAGACACTGAAAACTTTGCCCTCAATGTTAAAAACTGCAGTTTCTATGGATTCTGTCGTTCGCTGGAGGAGGATGGGGTGCTGTTATCAACCTGCCCCTATGCAAACACGGCCGCTGCAGTCCTTGAAAGGACCACAGGATACAGGTACCGTATAAAACGAAATAAGGGGGACCATGGACACATCATTGAATTTTCACGGATATCCAAAAAATAG
- a CDS encoding arsenate reductase ArsC — MKSKVLFICRNNSGRSQMAEGILRAMYGAHYEVHSAGSDPKDISPLTIQVMEEIGVDMTGHRPKSLREFEGEKFDIVASLCDEACPVFLGGERYLHAEFPDPRGADIDTIRRIRDEISEWIKKEFNPEKL, encoded by the coding sequence ATGAAGAGTAAGGTTCTATTCATATGCAGGAACAACTCCGGGAGGTCCCAGATGGCTGAGGGGATACTCAGGGCCATGTACGGTGCCCACTATGAGGTCCACAGTGCTGGCAGTGACCCGAAGGATATCAGCCCCCTCACCATACAGGTCATGGAGGAGATTGGTGTGGACATGACTGGCCACAGACCAAAGAGTCTCAGGGAATTTGAGGGCGAAAAATTTGACATCGTTGCAAGCCTCTGCGATGAGGCATGCCCTGTATTCCTGGGTGGTGAGAGGTACCTTCATGCTGAATTCCCTGACCCGAGGGGTGCAGATATTGACACCATCAGAAGGATCCGTGATGAAATCTCTGAGTGGATAAAGAAGGAGTTCAACCCTGAAAAACTGTGA
- a CDS encoding (Fe-S)-binding protein: MEMEEVKREVRPQGSLVKEATLKQVKPCLAAEGKIRVLMELDSEIGDVIPLIANMYPPGVVNYVRKKNILTLTIYDRIISLYPSGKISMNKTHDVEEAFEIAGELMDRINRAHDSGGEGSDSRDMSRIGPMDVHRCLPGSNCGDCGESTCMAFAMKLLNGEQKLDSCLPLKEPWMQEKVQCLEKLLGEEMMETLGWSGY; this comes from the coding sequence ATGGAGATGGAGGAAGTTAAAAGGGAGGTCCGGCCCCAGGGCTCCCTTGTAAAGGAGGCCACCCTCAAGCAGGTGAAACCATGCCTTGCAGCTGAGGGTAAAATAAGGGTTCTCATGGAGCTTGACTCAGAAATAGGGGACGTAATACCTTTGATTGCAAACATGTACCCCCCCGGTGTTGTGAACTATGTCAGGAAAAAGAACATACTCACACTAACAATCTATGACCGTATAATAAGCCTCTACCCCTCAGGCAAAATCAGCATGAACAAGACCCATGATGTTGAGGAAGCATTTGAAATCGCCGGCGAACTGATGGACAGGATAAACAGGGCCCATGATTCAGGGGGCGAAGGGTCTGATTCGCGGGATATGAGTCGCATCGGCCCCATGGATGTACACAGATGCCTGCCGGGTAGCAACTGCGGTGACTGCGGTGAATCCACGTGCATGGCATTTGCAATGAAGCTGCTCAACGGTGAACAGAAGCTTGACAGCTGCCTGCCACTGAAGGAGCCATGGATGCAGGAAAAGGTCCAGTGCCTTGAGAAACTGCTCGGTGAAGAAATGATGGAGACCCTTGGCTGGAGCGGTTACTGA
- the cobI gene encoding precorrin-2 C(20)-methyltransferase has protein sequence MHGKLIGVGVGPGDSELLTLRAVNVLRSVPVICAPRSSSERGSIALSIVEDILTERRDGCRILDPVFPMTDDRDELESHWDSAARMVAAELEDGRDVAFITLGDPSIYSTFSYLQQRIEDMGFETEMVPGVTSFTACAATAGRTLVEGDEILLVVPRVDDRFERLLRDVDACVIMKTSRHGRRAMEVVESDPRGKDVVSVANCSMDDEVVERGFASGGGYLATTLVRFRDQS, from the coding sequence ATGCATGGGAAACTCATTGGTGTGGGTGTGGGTCCGGGGGACAGTGAACTTCTGACCCTCCGGGCTGTGAATGTACTCAGATCTGTTCCAGTTATATGCGCGCCCCGTTCATCATCTGAGAGAGGGAGCATAGCCCTCTCAATCGTTGAAGATATCCTCACTGAACGCAGGGATGGCTGCAGAATACTTGACCCTGTGTTTCCAATGACTGATGACCGGGATGAACTTGAAAGTCACTGGGATTCTGCGGCCAGAATGGTTGCAGCTGAACTTGAGGATGGACGGGATGTTGCCTTCATAACACTGGGTGATCCATCCATCTACAGTACCTTCAGTTACCTCCAGCAGCGCATTGAGGATATGGGCTTTGAGACCGAGATGGTGCCAGGAGTCACCTCCTTCACGGCATGTGCAGCCACCGCTGGCAGAACCCTCGTTGAGGGTGATGAGATCCTCCTTGTGGTGCCCCGGGTTGATGATCGGTTTGAGAGGTTGCTCAGAGATGTGGATGCCTGTGTGATCATGAAGACATCACGCCATGGCAGGAGGGCCATGGAGGTTGTGGAGTCTGATCCCCGCGGAAAGGATGTTGTATCGGTGGCAAACTGCAGCATGGATGACGAGGTCGTTGAAAGGGGATTTGCCTCCGGTGGAGGGTATCTTGCGACAACCCTTGTGAGGTTCAGGGATCAATCCTGA
- a CDS encoding FprA family A-type flavoprotein, translating to MKARAEKIADGVYWAGVLDWDIRNYHGYTLQGTTYNAYLVFGDEGVALIDNSYPGTFQELMARMEDAFNREGREMRVDFIVQNHVEKDHSGVLVELHRRFPEAEIHCTEVAVEGLLKHYPALEGTEFRTAKTGDSIDLGGRTLTFLEAPLLHWPDSMFTFLDTGILFSNDAFGQHLCYPQRLDTEIPEYILMDAAKKFYANLITPLSKLVLRKFDDVKELGLLDKIRMIAPSHGQIWTEPMKIIEAYTAWATGKVEKKVTVIYDTMHHSTAMMAHAIAEGAMSEGADVRVYYLHEDDRSEIVKDILDSHAIALGAPTIYDEPYPSVGDLLMYLRGLKFNRTGQRRAMVFGSMGGRGGATGTMQKLLTDAGFDVMEADEIYYVPNNEELDACFEAGRRLAGDINE from the coding sequence ATGAAGGCCAGAGCAGAGAAGATAGCAGATGGAGTATACTGGGCTGGTGTCCTTGACTGGGACATCAGAAACTACCATGGATACACACTTCAGGGGACAACCTACAACGCCTACCTTGTATTCGGAGATGAAGGTGTGGCGCTGATTGACAACTCATATCCAGGGACCTTCCAGGAGCTCATGGCAAGGATGGAGGATGCATTCAACCGTGAGGGAAGAGAGATGAGGGTGGACTTCATAGTCCAGAACCACGTTGAAAAGGACCACAGCGGAGTGCTGGTGGAACTTCACAGGAGGTTCCCTGAGGCAGAGATCCACTGCACAGAAGTTGCCGTGGAGGGACTGCTCAAGCATTACCCGGCCCTTGAGGGCACAGAGTTCCGCACAGCGAAGACCGGGGATTCCATCGACCTCGGAGGAAGGACCCTCACCTTCCTTGAGGCACCCCTGCTCCACTGGCCAGACAGCATGTTCACCTTCCTTGATACCGGCATACTGTTCTCAAACGACGCCTTTGGACAGCACCTCTGCTATCCACAGCGCCTCGACACCGAAATACCCGAATACATCCTCATGGATGCTGCCAAAAAATTCTATGCGAACCTCATAACACCCCTATCAAAGCTTGTGCTCAGGAAGTTCGATGATGTGAAGGAGCTCGGCCTCCTTGATAAGATAAGGATGATAGCGCCCTCCCATGGCCAGATATGGACCGAACCCATGAAGATAATAGAAGCATACACCGCCTGGGCCACAGGTAAGGTGGAGAAGAAGGTCACCGTGATCTATGATACGATGCACCACTCCACAGCCATGATGGCCCATGCAATAGCAGAGGGTGCCATGAGCGAGGGGGCTGATGTGAGGGTCTACTACCTCCATGAGGACGACCGCAGCGAGATCGTGAAGGACATACTTGACAGTCACGCCATCGCCCTCGGAGCACCCACAATCTACGATGAACCCTACCCAAGCGTTGGAGACCTCCTGATGTACCTCCGTGGCCTGAAGTTCAACAGGACCGGCCAGAGGAGGGCCATGGTATTCGGGTCAATGGGTGGCAGGGGAGGTGCCACCGGGACCATGCAGAAACTCCTTACGGATGCTGGATTCGATGTCATGGAGGCGGATGAAATCTACTACGTCCCGAACAATGAGGAACTCGATGCATGCTTCGAGGCTGGAAGAAGGCTTGCAGGTGATATCAATGAATGA
- a CDS encoding FAD-dependent oxidoreductase, which produces MRVVIVGGGAGGLSTASNIRKHDKDADIKVITRDKHVAYSPCAIPYVMCGEVECFDDIVMHRPEDYRERNIDILTETEVEAIDPQKKTVTYRGKGGLREIPYDVLVLATGGSPFIPPVEGTDLEGVFTIRTLTDGERITKWASKSKRAVVVGAGLIGLEIAYGLLRMGLEVTVMEMLPQIVPRSLDPDMAAIVQGYLEEKGIRVILGKALDRIVGDERVEGVVVGDECLEADLVVLATGVRPETKLARMAGCEIGQWAVKVNDRMQTSVPDIYAVGDCVEVYDAVTGFRTQSPLGSTAVRQARVAAKNIVGMDARFRPVLNAMVSKIGELEFGAVGLTEVMALQNGIKVVSGKKRALTKARYYPGAERIDVKMICDLRGRIIGCQMVAKERVAERVDTMSLAISQGLTCSELSETEFSYAPPVSMVIDPIILAAEDACEKLKRVNGRPQD; this is translated from the coding sequence ATGAGAGTTGTTATAGTTGGCGGCGGGGCCGGAGGACTTTCAACGGCCTCCAATATAAGGAAACATGATAAGGACGCAGATATAAAGGTCATAACCCGTGATAAACATGTGGCATATTCCCCCTGCGCAATACCCTACGTTATGTGCGGTGAGGTTGAATGCTTTGATGATATAGTTATGCACAGGCCAGAGGACTACAGGGAGAGGAACATAGATATCCTCACGGAAACAGAGGTCGAGGCCATAGATCCTCAAAAAAAGACTGTAACCTACAGGGGAAAGGGCGGCCTCAGGGAGATACCCTACGACGTCCTTGTCCTTGCAACCGGCGGCTCACCCTTCATACCACCGGTGGAGGGCACGGACCTTGAAGGAGTCTTCACCATAAGGACCCTCACAGACGGTGAAAGGATAACCAAATGGGCATCAAAAAGTAAGAGGGCAGTGGTGGTGGGCGCTGGACTTATAGGCCTTGAGATAGCCTACGGCCTCCTGAGGATGGGCCTTGAAGTTACTGTTATGGAGATGCTCCCCCAGATAGTCCCGAGATCCCTGGACCCGGACATGGCAGCCATAGTCCAGGGCTACCTTGAGGAGAAGGGCATCAGGGTCATCCTCGGCAAGGCCCTTGACAGGATAGTGGGTGATGAGAGGGTTGAGGGCGTTGTGGTTGGAGATGAGTGCCTTGAGGCGGATCTCGTGGTCCTGGCGACGGGCGTGAGGCCTGAGACAAAGCTTGCCAGGATGGCAGGATGTGAAATTGGACAGTGGGCAGTCAAGGTAAATGACAGGATGCAGACAAGCGTGCCTGACATATACGCGGTCGGTGACTGTGTTGAGGTATACGATGCAGTCACGGGCTTCAGGACCCAGTCACCCCTGGGTTCAACTGCCGTCAGACAGGCCAGGGTGGCTGCAAAGAACATAGTGGGGATGGATGCAAGGTTCAGACCTGTCCTCAATGCAATGGTATCAAAGATAGGGGAACTTGAATTTGGTGCAGTGGGCCTCACAGAGGTCATGGCCCTCCAGAACGGTATAAAGGTGGTATCAGGTAAGAAGAGGGCCCTCACAAAGGCCAGGTATTACCCGGGTGCCGAGAGGATAGATGTTAAGATGATATGTGACCTCAGGGGAAGGATAATCGGATGCCAGATGGTTGCAAAGGAGAGGGTCGCTGAGAGGGTTGATACCATGTCCCTGGCCATATCCCAGGGACTCACGTGTTCTGAGCTCTCAGAGACTGAGTTCTCCTACGCGCCCCCGGTCTCAATGGTCATAGACCCCATAATCCTTGCAGCAGAGGATGCCTGTGAAAAACTGAAAAGGGTGAATGGCAGACCACAGGATTGA
- a CDS encoding DsrE/DsrF/TusD sulfur relay family protein: MEKKILTIVVTEGPYRYQYADIAFEMAESAIKNGYDVRIFLYMDGTHIPKRNQAPQSFPNSAERLRSLVKKGVKVTSCIRCSTARGYTCSERPYIMGVEIKSVYDLGEWIKDSHRVITLGC; the protein is encoded by the coding sequence ATGGAAAAAAAGATCCTCACAATAGTCGTCACAGAGGGACCATACCGTTACCAGTATGCAGATATAGCATTTGAAATGGCTGAAAGTGCCATCAAAAATGGTTACGACGTCAGAATATTCCTCTACATGGACGGGACGCATATACCAAAAAGGAACCAGGCACCCCAGTCCTTCCCCAACAGTGCAGAAAGGCTCAGGTCACTGGTGAAGAAGGGTGTGAAGGTAACATCCTGCATAAGATGTTCCACGGCGAGGGGATACACCTGCTCAGAAAGGCCCTACATAATGGGTGTTGAAATAAAGAGCGTTTACGATCTTGGAGAATGGATAAAGGATAGTCACAGAGTGATAACCCTGGGATGTTAA
- a CDS encoding DsrH/TusB family sulfur metabolism protein, whose translation MKSALIIIDRAPYGYENAFSGLYVVIACLNSSLDTDVLLIEDGVYAAVADQVSEAIDYPNVEELTYLIFPEGSVFVHERSLKERGLEEDDLVEAAEVIDDTELYEIFRLKRDTAIMKI comes from the coding sequence ATGAAATCCGCGCTCATAATAATAGACAGGGCCCCCTACGGATATGAAAACGCCTTCAGTGGCCTCTATGTTGTCATAGCATGTCTGAACAGTTCACTGGATACTGATGTCCTCCTAATAGAGGATGGTGTCTATGCCGCGGTGGCTGATCAGGTCTCAGAGGCCATCGACTACCCCAATGTTGAGGAACTCACCTACCTCATCTTCCCGGAGGGCAGTGTCTTTGTGCATGAAAGATCCCTGAAGGAAAGGGGTCTTGAGGAGGATGACCTTGTGGAGGCAGCCGAAGTCATAGACGATACTGAACTGTATGAAATATTCCGGCTGAAGAGGGATACTGCAATTATGAAGATATGA
- a CDS encoding V4R domain-containing protein, translating into MKRRHNFTIFSTETGIEVIESPVKSLILSELKKGALSFQEIVRITDKSKSTVSKHLSDLRKAGLIVEMPDPEDRRRKVFEINSRYLGKLTRKRIDELDEEKTEFLAEHLTERGDPLEFFRLMFHVLRVELIKEGINIDPVLHEAGKRIGEVIYPRIASEELGDLLENLKRFWMINRLGVLEVESTDPLVIRAYECFECGLLPQIGESACALDSGILEAVFSRHFKGDVLVEETECYARGDGRCSFRIVPES; encoded by the coding sequence ATGAAGAGGAGACATAACTTCACGATATTCTCAACCGAAACTGGAATCGAGGTAATAGAAAGCCCTGTCAAGTCGCTCATACTCTCCGAACTTAAAAAGGGAGCACTCAGCTTCCAGGAAATAGTCAGAATCACAGATAAATCCAAGTCCACAGTATCAAAACACCTATCAGACCTCAGGAAAGCGGGCCTCATAGTTGAAATGCCGGATCCTGAGGACAGGAGAAGAAAAGTCTTCGAGATAAACTCAAGGTACCTTGGTAAACTCACAAGGAAGAGGATCGATGAGCTGGATGAGGAAAAAACAGAATTCCTTGCAGAGCACCTCACAGAGAGGGGTGACCCCCTTGAATTCTTCAGACTGATGTTCCATGTCCTGAGGGTTGAACTCATAAAGGAGGGCATAAACATCGACCCTGTCCTCCATGAGGCAGGAAAAAGAATAGGGGAGGTAATATACCCAAGGATAGCATCGGAGGAACTTGGGGATCTCCTTGAAAATCTCAAGAGGTTCTGGATGATAAACCGCCTGGGAGTCCTTGAGGTGGAGAGCACAGATCCCCTGGTGATCAGGGCCTATGAATGCTTTGAATGCGGATTACTCCCCCAGATAGGTGAATCTGCCTGTGCACTGGACTCAGGGATACTTGAGGCGGTATTCAGCCGTCACTTCAAGGGTGATGTCCTTGTGGAGGAGACGGAATGTTATGCCCGTGGTGATGGGAGGTGCTCCTTCAGGATTGTTCCTGAAAGCTGA